The stretch of DNA TGAAGAATGATGAATCCGGAAGGGATTGTGCATCTACAGGAGAGAAAAAGAGGCTGCGTGATGACTCCTGCGTGCTTGTCCGGACAGTTGAAAGTACTCACCTTCACCTCCAGTTGAGAAGCTTGAATTCATGAGATCCTGCTCGATTAGGGAATTAATCGAAGCCTTCAGCATGTTGTCTGATCCTGAGAAGCTCGTTGGGCTGAGATTTTCATCAAGAAAATCATAAGAGTTCCACTGATGGGAggaaattgatcaaaatcaaTGCCTTTTCTGGGAATTTCAAGACACGTGCTGGGAGTTTTTGGGGTTATTTCTGAGTCACTGGGAAGGGAATTCTTCTGCTTTCTCAAGCATAACCCAAGAATAATCCCTTTTCTACAATTTAAAACTACAAATAATGTGGAAATCTTAGAGAAATGCATGAAAATCctcaaagaaaagattttttcacatCATGGCAAccggaagttttcttttattgagaattttcttctctttttcttcgcGAAAATTGACCTTTCTCAGCTCTTACTTGACCAAAATTACCCAAGGATTAATCTTCAGCAAAGGAACAAGAAATACAGAAAggattttgcagagaaaactGCAAAATTTCCGGTAAAAAACTCACCTGCTGCAACGACGCCATTCAACACGTTTTTCCTTCCTTTGcgtgatttttcactttttccagCTCGTGGAGGCTTTCTCGCAGTGATTTCTCTCAGCCAGGAGATTAAAATTCACCAGGATGTTTTACAATTCACTTTTTACACCACAATAAACCTGgattttcaatgagaatagattaataaatgattttcactGACCTCCTCGATCCAAAGAGCAGCGGCTAATGCGATCGCGATGCGCCGAACGCGAAAAAGTCGATCATCGCGCCATCTGCGCCGTTTATACCATAAcctcacatttttctttagatccaaaacagagaaaactcaaaaagtaattttttaataattattttttattgagaaaatgttttttatgcaCTTTACAGTTCAAAATCCATTCTCTAcacatttaaatattcaattttgtcCTGTCTGAGCGGACTCAGGCTCATCAATGCTTCTTGGAATTTCATGTACGACACCATTTTGATCATTCGTGGAAATTGGGGCGCTTTCAGGGCTTTCAGGGAGCTgcaaagaaaggaaaatttattagcaaGGGTGAGATAAAAGTTGAAATGTATAagaatgtttgaatttttcaattttttgagaaCTTTAGGAAAGTTTTTTGGCAACAAGAAAGGCTAGAAAGAATTCGTTGAGATTTATGAAAGGACGCCATTAGTCcgccattttaatttttggctaattttaattttagataatttttaagctaaaaatGACTCAATAAATGGCTTAAAAGAaccaaaaattaatcagagtggcataaaaaattaagataacttcgataaatggaaaaaaaattaaaagttaggTTATTTTGAAAGGAATTCTTTAGACTTACATTCACTGCATTTGCTTCTACTGCTTCTGTAGTGTTTTCAGGAGCTTCCTTTGGCGCTTCTGATGCCATTTCCTCGACAGCTGCAGAGTCTTGAGCAACTGCAGCGGGTTCCTCATTAGCAGCGGATTCCTCATTAGCCGCAGATTCTTCATCAGCAGCACCTTCTTGGTCCTCTTCACCATTTTCTGAACTTCCATTGACCCCATTCTCCTCCTGGGCAGTGCTAACATCACGCTGTAGTGTCCTCGTTGGGCTAACTCTCTCAGTCTTAATCCTAACAGGAACAAAGGGTGTTCTAAAGTCACTCTTCTCAATACTTCTTACACCAGTAATCACAGGAACAGGCGCTTGTTGTTGTGGAACAGCTTCAGGGGCTGCTTCCGTTTGTTCCTCATTTCCCTCCTTCTCCTGCCCTTGATCATCTCGCTCTGCAGCGTGACTATTTTGTCCCTCTCCACGAGTTTCCTTCTCCTgttgcttcttcttctcctgcTGCAGCTTCTGGATGAGTGCTGAGGGGATCTTAAAGACACGCTTCttggctactttttgaatctttGCCGGTGGTTTTGGGGGTAGATGCTTATCATAGGCGGGATCAATGGGTTCAGGCTTTACAATCACATCGGGCTTCTCTTGTTTTATTCGCACCCCTCGCGGTAGAGGCGGTACCGGTGGAGGCTCCTCTGGCGGTGcttcttcctcctcttccGGATCTTCGTCTTGCTGAGTCTCTTCTTCTGGATATTCCTGCTGTGGAGGCTCCTCTGACGCGTCAATTCGCTCCTTCTTGATATTCTTCGCAGCTAATCGCACCATCTTCTCATACCCACTATCTACAGGCTCCTGCTTCACCCTGATTGACGGTCTAGCAGCAACAGGGGCTGCAACACGAGGCGCCAACTCTTTTGCCACCTCAGTGGGATCCTTTGGTTCCTGCTTTATCCTCCTCGCCAGCTGTGCATAGGGATTCTTCAGCGTTACACGTTTTAGTACCTTTGGTGCCTTCGGCTTCGGTTTTGGCGGTTGAATGTCATCATAGGAGGTGTGCAGGCTTGCACCTTCAACATTAATTTGCGACTCCTCAATCTCCAGCGTTGAATCAGGCTCCGTCTTTATCACTGTCTCCGTACGCGGCGTACTTGTCACCGTGGCAAACTTCTTCTTGTGAATCTTTATCTTGAGTGGCTTCACTTTGGGCACCGGCGCTCCCAGATGCTCCGCCTTCAAGCTATCTGCATCATCTGACACATCAGGTGTTGGCGTATTGGACGTCCCTTTGCCCTTGCAGACAAAAATATGCCTAAAGAGGCGATCCTTGCGCTGGATGAATCTATCGCATTTAGGACAATTTGTATTGGACTTGATGAAGCATCCGTGCCAGTTGTAGAGATTGAATGTTGCAAACTCCTGACCACACATTGTGCAATTTGTATTGGGGACTGTATTCGTGAATATATGATTCTCCGGGCAGAACTTCTGGGAGTgcctgaaataaaaaaaaatcaaataaatcgaGTTTTCCATGAGagaattttgaggttagaaagaAGGAATCAAGCGAGGAATCAAGTTAGCCATAATGGTggattttgaggttagaacaCAAATAGCTTCCGGATGGGAACTTACATCGTGAAGCCGGCGAGTTTATCAAATGTCCGGAGGCATTTGAAGCATCTAAATGGAATTCTGGCATTTTTATGCCAATTCTGATGATCCCGGTAGTCAGTTACATTCTCAAAGGGTACCCCACACGGACTGCAGCCATATTCATACGTCTTGGGCGTATGGACCTGCATCATGTGCACGGAGTAGATGTCCTTCTCGATGGGTTCAATACAAATTGGGCATTTAACGAGAACTGGCGGCCGTGGGGGCTTCTCCACGCGTGCCTTCTTCGGTTGCGGCTTCTCTGGTTCCTTCTCCACAATGGGGCGCTTCATCACCACAGGCAGGGCCGGTGAGAATTGAACCTTCTTCTTGAGCTTCGGTTTGACGGCCGGAGCGGCGGATTTGGGCTGTGAAATTGATGCAATTGGTGGCAGAGGGAGAATGTTTGTGAGCTTAACCACAGCAGGCCGCAGGAGGGGCTTAATGTCCACCATTGGAGGCTTCGGTGGCGCTGCTGCTGGTGGTGGATCCTTGGGCTCCTGCTTCAGATTCACGATCTTCGCGGCACGCATTAGTTTTGTCTTCCTCGTGGCTTGTGCCACCTTCCCGCTCTTTGTGGGCTTCACCACCTTTCCAGGAGCTTTCTTCTTTGCAACCTTCGGTGGACGCCCCCGCGTGTCCCGCATTGTCTTTGACTCTGATATTATCGGAGGCTGCAAGATGGTCTTTGATGGAGCATCTCGCCTTTCGACGTTATTGACCACAGGAGGCTGTGGCGGAAgctgaaaggaaaagaaaagaaggttatgtttgttttctttgatGTCTCCTTTCTCTCCCTCCTTACCGGAGGCTGTGCTTTGGATTTGGGCTTCTCACGTGGTAGCCCGAGTAAATCTCTTGTTTGTACATTCGTGGCTGTGCACATCTCCCGGAATTCGTAGAAATCATTGATTTTATCGCTGCACAGAGTACAAATCTTCTGTGGCATCCGATCTTTCTTCGTCACCTGGAAACATGAGgcaaaaaaacaatcaatttcTGCAGGGTCTCTCCCAGGCAGCCCCCATAATTACCTCAATACCGCAACAAACTTGAATTTTCGTCGAAAGCGGCACATCGTCCTCGCAGAAAACATCCTCATCCCGCAAAATGAAGACTTTATTGGGATTATCCATCCCACACAGGCGACACACATTCCGCAAGCTCGACTTGGGCTTGTCGATGATCTTCAGTGTGAACCTCTCCATTGTTTCCGGGCACTTTTTCACACCACATCAAGCgcaaaaactgaaaatttcccacaaattcttgcggaaaatttttctattaacaATTTGTGTCGGCAACTTTTTGACAACTAACACCGTCGCCCTAATCATTGACTACTCTATCCTCTGTGACAAAGCAACGATCGCGTTGAAATCCACGCGAGATGTCTCTTCGATCGTTACAGCGTGGTTGGATtgttttgatttcttttcctgcaaaaaaagttctttttcacctttttcacacaaattaagtacaaaatattcaaaagaaaagtgcaaaaagtcTCCCTGAAATAGAATCTATTCAAAAAGGTACGAagcaattgaaattatttgtaaaattgtaaatttttccgAAACATTCTCACTACCCCCGATTCATAACCTAACTTTTCTTTGCAGGAGTGCTCCAGGTGATTCCCAAAAATGGGTAAAAAGGCGAAAAAACGCGGAATAGCTGATGCGGTGTACACGAAAAAAGCCGCTCCGGTGGCAAAGAAAGCCAATCCATTTGAAAATCACGTGAATAGGACAAAATATGCCGTGCTAAATCGCAAAACAAATCATGAACGAGGGATTCCGGGTGTGGCGAGACAGAGGGCATTTGATAAGCGAAAAGCCACCCTTGGGGTGGAATTAATGAAGCAAAATAAGAGCAATAGTTTCCGGGATAGACGAATTGGTGGCCCAGAGGGTGGAGATGAGGCAATGAGGGCGAGATTTGTGGCGGAAATGAAGAGTCTGTATGGGCAGAAGAGTGGGCAATCGAAGCGAAAGAGGTTGTTTAATCTCAACGAAGAGGACACCCTGACGCACAAGGGGCAGACAATTGAGAGTATTGAGAAAGGGGATGATGCCCCATCGGATAGGGATGAGGATTCCGAAGAGGAAGGTGCGTTGGATGCAAAGTACACAGAATTGGCGCATTTTGGCGGAGGAGGAGAAGCTGGTGGGGTTAAATTGGGTGGAAAGGAAGCTCTGGAGGAGATGATTGCAGAGACAAAGCGACGAAAAGCAGAGATTGCCCGTGAGAAGGATGCCGTGCAGACAATGACGGAGAAATTGGACAGAGATTGGCGAGATTTGAT from Lutzomyia longipalpis isolate SR_M1_2022 chromosome 1, ASM2433408v1 encodes:
- the LOC129788137 gene encoding uncharacterized protein LOC129788137, producing the protein MERFTLKIIDKPKSSLRNVCRLCGMDNPNKVFILRDEDVFCEDDVPLSTKIQVCCGIEVTKKDRMPQKICTLCSDKINDFYEFREMCTATNVQTRDLLGLPREKPKSKAQPPLPPQPPVVNNVERRDAPSKTILQPPIISESKTMRDTRGRPPKVAKKKAPGKVVKPTKSGKVAQATRKTKLMRAAKIVNLKQEPKDPPPAAAPPKPPMVDIKPLLRPAVVKLTNILPLPPIASISQPKSAAPAVKPKLKKKVQFSPALPVVMKRPIVEKEPEKPQPKKARVEKPPRPPVLVKCPICIEPIEKDIYSVHMMQVHTPKTYEYGCSPCGVPFENVTDYRDHQNWHKNARIPFRCFKCLRTFDKLAGFTMHSQKFCPENHIFTNTVPNTNCTMCGQEFATFNLYNWHGCFIKSNTNCPKCDRFIQRKDRLFRHIFVCKGKGTSNTPTPDVSDDADSLKAEHLGAPVPKVKPLKIKIHKKKFATVTSTPRTETVIKTEPDSTLEIEESQINVEGASLHTSYDDIQPPKPKPKAPKVLKRVTLKNPYAQLARRIKQEPKDPTEVAKELAPRVAAPVAARPSIRVKQEPVDSGYEKMVRLAAKNIKKERIDASEEPPQQEYPEEETQQDEDPEEEEEAPPEEPPPVPPLPRGVRIKQEKPDVIVKPEPIDPAYDKHLPPKPPAKIQKVAKKRVFKIPSALIQKLQQEKKKQQEKETRGEGQNSHAAERDDQGQEKEGNEEQTEAAPEAVPQQQAPVPVITGVRSIEKSDFRTPFVPVRIKTERVSPTRTLQRDVSTAQEENGVNGSSENGEEDQEGAADEESAANEESAANEEPAAVAQDSAAVEEMASEAPKEAPENTTEAVEANAVNLPESPESAPISTNDQNGVVHEIPRSIDEPESAQTGQN